The following are from one region of the Jatrophihabitans telluris genome:
- a CDS encoding hemerythrin domain-containing protein, with amino-acid sequence MADITALIMDDHEWFRRQFARLDDANGVAELTAIWQPLAQRLDTHAEAEETIFYPSLLRKGDDAQEETDDAVRDHNKIRDAVAEAGKHPVGSDAWFEAVGHARTENTDHLGEEEDEGLPDFRKHASAQLRDELAHRWLAFYAEHPAGRGISGDDVDPEKYLEDSSP; translated from the coding sequence ATGGCCGACATCACCGCATTGATCATGGATGACCACGAATGGTTCCGAAGGCAGTTCGCGCGCCTGGACGACGCGAACGGGGTGGCGGAGCTGACCGCGATCTGGCAGCCGCTGGCCCAGCGCCTGGATACGCATGCCGAGGCGGAGGAGACGATCTTCTACCCGAGCCTGCTGCGCAAGGGCGATGACGCGCAGGAGGAGACCGACGACGCCGTCCGCGACCACAACAAGATCCGGGACGCCGTTGCCGAGGCCGGGAAGCATCCGGTCGGCAGCGATGCCTGGTTCGAGGCGGTAGGTCACGCCCGCACCGAGAACACCGACCATCTGGGTGAGGAAGAGGACGAGGGACTGCCCGATTTTCGCAAGCACGCCAGTGCGCAACTGCGCGACGAGCTCGCCCATCGCTGGCTGGCCTTCTACGCCGAACACCCCGCCGGACGCGGCATTTCCGGCGACGATGTCGATCCCGAGAAGTACTTGGAGGACAGCAGCCCCTGA
- a CDS encoding biotin transporter BioY, which translates to MTSAAIAPYRTSHRLVLADLLPGAWVRDIALVAAGAGLTGVAAQASIHTPWTPVPFTLQTLAVLLVGTALGSVRGLLSMSLYLLAGVAGVPWFAAHGHGWGGPSFGYLIGFGLAATVAGALAERRADRSIAGTIALMVLGNLVIYAVGASWLAVDLHLSAATAFDLGVRPFLGSDLAKTVLAALALPATWRLVGRR; encoded by the coding sequence ATGACCTCTGCTGCCATCGCCCCGTACCGTACTTCGCATCGCCTCGTGCTGGCCGACCTGCTGCCCGGCGCCTGGGTGCGCGACATCGCCCTCGTAGCCGCTGGGGCCGGTCTGACCGGCGTGGCCGCCCAGGCCTCGATTCACACTCCGTGGACTCCCGTCCCGTTCACTCTGCAGACGTTGGCGGTGCTGCTCGTCGGCACCGCTCTGGGGAGTGTGCGCGGCCTGCTGTCGATGAGCCTGTACCTGCTGGCGGGCGTGGCCGGTGTGCCCTGGTTCGCCGCTCACGGGCACGGCTGGGGCGGCCCGTCGTTCGGCTACCTGATCGGTTTCGGGTTGGCCGCGACCGTGGCCGGCGCCCTCGCCGAACGACGCGCCGACCGCTCGATCGCCGGCACGATCGCCCTGATGGTGCTGGGCAATCTGGTGATCTACGCGGTCGGCGCGAGCTGGCTGGCGGTCGATCTGCACCTGTCGGCGGCGACTGCTTTCGACCTCGGCGTGCGCCCGTTTCTCGGCTCCGATCTGGCCAAGACGGTGCTGGCCGCACTGGCGCTGCCGGCGACCTGGCGGCTGGTCGGCCGGCGCTGA
- a CDS encoding serpin family protein has translation MRELDPGSESELAAAQAPRPRHRRYRRVGLIAGPLALALVAGLAVGSAQGRHPAASGGGLRVSGHSGAAIQLIADSPNRDGTGAQGSQAAVTNSAAQVAVAEQTFALDLLRKVASAKPGSNVALSPSSLAIALAMLQTGARGQTAAEIAHVLHTSGLSSAQQDAGWQAVMDVLTGAAGGSGLALESANSLWVQRGLTLADPFMQAMSRYFRTGVWQVNFGSRASAEAAINAWVQTQTHGKITTLFDPGQLDPGTMLVLANAVYFKARWRQAFDAANTRPDTFHRADGTERTVDFLHEPLGGSGLSGVFTPGYQAVQIPYTGGRFAALAIMPYHQDLDHFVAGLSPTGLGTIVGTLTPIVQSGEPLSLPKFTVADYTTLNTTLGALGMRRAFGSSADLGGLGVAGSVGTVAQRDYISVDESGTEAAAVTGIGVAMSAVAGPPPGLFDHPFLFLVRDTETGTILFSTMVADPTG, from the coding sequence ATGCGCGAGCTCGATCCTGGGTCTGAGAGCGAACTCGCCGCCGCCCAGGCGCCCCGGCCGCGACACCGCCGGTATCGCCGGGTCGGCCTGATCGCGGGGCCACTGGCGCTGGCGTTGGTAGCCGGGCTGGCCGTGGGCTCGGCACAAGGGCGGCACCCGGCGGCGTCGGGCGGAGGATTGCGAGTCAGTGGCCATTCCGGAGCGGCCATCCAGCTCATCGCGGACTCCCCGAACCGCGACGGAACGGGCGCACAGGGATCCCAGGCGGCCGTCACGAACAGCGCGGCCCAGGTGGCCGTAGCGGAACAAACCTTTGCGCTCGACCTGCTCCGAAAGGTGGCCTCGGCCAAGCCGGGCTCCAACGTGGCGCTGTCGCCATCGAGCCTGGCCATCGCGTTGGCCATGTTGCAGACCGGGGCACGGGGCCAGACGGCCGCCGAAATCGCCCACGTGCTGCACACGAGCGGGCTGAGCTCCGCCCAGCAGGACGCCGGCTGGCAGGCCGTGATGGACGTGCTCACCGGTGCCGCCGGGGGGAGCGGGCTCGCCCTGGAGTCAGCCAACAGCTTGTGGGTCCAGCGCGGCCTGACGCTCGCGGACCCGTTCATGCAGGCGATGTCCCGTTACTTCCGCACCGGTGTCTGGCAGGTGAACTTCGGCAGCAGGGCCAGCGCCGAGGCGGCGATCAACGCCTGGGTACAGACGCAGACCCACGGCAAGATCACCACGCTGTTCGATCCCGGCCAGCTCGATCCCGGCACGATGCTCGTGCTGGCCAACGCCGTGTACTTCAAGGCTCGGTGGCGACAGGCATTCGACGCCGCCAACACGAGGCCCGACACATTCCACCGCGCGGACGGCACCGAGAGGACGGTGGATTTCCTGCACGAGCCGCTGGGCGGATCGGGCCTGTCCGGCGTGTTCACTCCCGGCTACCAGGCCGTCCAGATTCCCTACACCGGCGGTCGCTTCGCGGCGCTGGCGATCATGCCGTACCACCAGGACCTGGACCACTTCGTCGCAGGCCTTTCCCCGACGGGCCTGGGCACGATCGTCGGCACGCTCACCCCCATCGTCCAATCCGGCGAGCCGTTGTCGCTCCCCAAGTTCACCGTCGCCGACTACACAACGCTGAACACGACCCTGGGGGCCTTGGGCATGCGGCGAGCCTTCGGCAGCAGTGCCGACCTCGGCGGGCTGGGGGTCGCCGGCTCGGTGGGGACGGTCGCGCAGCGCGACTACATCTCCGTGGACGAGAGCGGCACCGAAGCCGCCGCGGTCACCGGCATCGGGGTGGCCATGTCCGCTGTCGCCGGTCCGCCGCCGGGCCTGTTCGACCACCCCTTCCTGTTCCTGGTGCGCGACACCGAGACGGGCACCATCCTGTTCAGCACGATGGTGGCCGATCCGACCGGCTGA
- a CDS encoding LapA family protein produces MTQSDLPDRSAGTYEPAGTYDPAGAYEPSMPPAPVEGTEPQDPEAFRPARPAPGFNDKGHVKRTRISGVWIGLIGTALFLILLLIFIAQNSRSVPVHFLGWQGHFSLALAIIASAVIGILLVAIPGSIRIVQLRRALRKNVPDGRVSG; encoded by the coding sequence ATGACCCAGTCGGACCTCCCCGACCGATCCGCAGGGACCTACGAGCCCGCCGGGACCTACGACCCCGCCGGGGCCTACGAGCCGAGCATGCCGCCGGCGCCCGTCGAGGGCACCGAACCGCAGGACCCGGAGGCTTTTCGCCCGGCTCGTCCGGCGCCGGGATTCAACGACAAGGGACACGTCAAGCGGACCAGGATCAGCGGCGTCTGGATCGGCCTGATCGGAACCGCGCTGTTCCTCATCCTGCTGCTCATCTTCATCGCCCAGAACTCGCGGTCGGTGCCGGTGCATTTCCTCGGCTGGCAAGGGCATTTCTCACTTGCGCTGGCCATCATCGCCTCAGCCGTGATCGGGATCCTGCTCGTGGCCATCCCCGGCTCGATCCGGATCGTGCAGTTGCGCCGCGCCCTGCGCAAGAACGTCCCGGACGGAAGGGTGTCCGGCTAG
- a CDS encoding CaiB/BaiF CoA transferase family protein, whose protein sequence is MPEQDQSGPLSGIRIVELAGLGPAPFAAMLLADLGADVIRVDRAGEVGPHGDAPHPDIVGRGRRSIAVDLKSGAGRQVVLDLLAGADVLIEGFRPGVTERLGIGPNDCWAVNPRLVYGRMTGWGQDGPLAATAGHDITYIAVTGALDSIRRHGQRPVPPLNLLGDLGGGSLYLVVGVLAALLEARTSGRGQVVDAAIVDGTAHLMNFILGLRGSGMWPNEPGRNLLDTGASFYDVYTCADGKEIAIGPLEPRFYAELLRLTGAEAGADSELGALDPQARSDPARWEEGKARWAEIFARRTREEWTRLLQDSDACAAPVLSLEEAPRHEQLRARGTYVEADGVIQAAPAPRFSRTPAAWPDPPVWPGRHTDELLRELGRTPEQIATARASGAVG, encoded by the coding sequence GTGCCTGAGCAGGACCAGTCCGGGCCGCTGTCCGGGATCCGGATCGTGGAGCTGGCCGGCCTGGGTCCGGCGCCGTTCGCGGCCATGCTGCTGGCCGACCTCGGAGCCGACGTGATCCGGGTCGACCGAGCAGGCGAAGTGGGTCCACACGGCGATGCGCCCCACCCGGACATCGTGGGACGAGGGCGACGCTCGATCGCGGTCGACCTCAAGTCTGGCGCCGGCCGGCAGGTGGTGCTGGACCTGCTCGCCGGCGCGGACGTCCTCATCGAAGGCTTCCGCCCCGGTGTGACCGAGCGCCTGGGCATCGGGCCGAACGACTGCTGGGCGGTCAACCCGCGGCTGGTGTACGGCCGGATGACCGGATGGGGACAGGACGGTCCGTTGGCCGCCACGGCCGGCCATGACATCACCTACATCGCCGTGACCGGCGCGCTGGATTCGATCCGCCGTCACGGTCAGCGGCCCGTCCCGCCGCTGAACCTGCTCGGCGACCTCGGCGGCGGCTCGCTCTATCTGGTCGTCGGCGTCCTGGCGGCGCTGTTGGAAGCACGGACGTCAGGCCGCGGCCAGGTGGTCGACGCTGCGATCGTGGACGGCACCGCCCACCTGATGAATTTCATCCTCGGCCTGCGCGGGTCGGGGATGTGGCCGAACGAGCCGGGCCGCAACCTCCTCGACACCGGCGCATCGTTCTACGACGTCTACACCTGCGCCGATGGCAAGGAGATCGCGATCGGCCCGCTCGAGCCGCGGTTCTACGCCGAGTTGCTCCGGCTGACCGGAGCCGAGGCCGGCGCCGATTCGGAGCTCGGCGCGCTGGACCCGCAGGCCCGATCCGATCCGGCCCGGTGGGAGGAGGGAAAGGCTCGGTGGGCAGAGATCTTCGCCCGCCGGACCCGGGAGGAATGGACGCGGCTGCTGCAGGACAGTGATGCCTGCGCCGCACCGGTGCTCTCGCTGGAGGAGGCCCCCCGGCACGAGCAGCTGAGGGCGCGCGGCACCTACGTCGAGGCGGACGGGGTCATCCAGGCCGCGCCGGCGCCACGGTTCAGCCGGACGCCCGCGGCGTGGCCGGACCCGCCGGTGTGGCCCGGGCGGCACACCGACGAGCTCCTGCGCGAACTGGGCCGCACCCCGGAGCAGATCGCCACCGCGCGAGCCAGCGGGGCCGTCGGCTGA
- a CDS encoding PPOX class F420-dependent oxidoreductase, with protein sequence MTTFSPTQHQAGLLELVAGSHQGVLATLKSDGRPQLSNISYAYQADRQLVRVSLTADRAKTANARRDPRVSLHVSSADFWKWATLDGRAELSAVAADPHDETVEELIELYRRLAGEHPDWAEYRAAMVRDRRLVLRLSVEHVYGQI encoded by the coding sequence ATGACGACCTTCTCTCCCACTCAGCACCAGGCGGGCCTGCTCGAGCTCGTCGCCGGCTCGCACCAGGGCGTGTTGGCGACGCTGAAGTCCGACGGGCGGCCGCAGCTGTCCAATATCAGCTACGCCTACCAGGCCGATCGCCAGCTCGTTCGCGTCTCGCTGACCGCCGACCGCGCCAAGACCGCGAACGCTCGACGGGATCCGCGCGTGAGTCTGCACGTCAGCTCGGCCGATTTCTGGAAGTGGGCGACGCTAGACGGGCGAGCCGAACTCTCCGCCGTCGCCGCCGACCCGCACGACGAGACCGTCGAGGAACTCATCGAGCTCTACCGGCGGTTGGCCGGTGAACATCCGGACTGGGCGGAGTACCGCGCCGCGATGGTCCGGGACCGGCGGCTGGTCCTGCGCTTGTCGGTCGAACACGTCTACGGGCAGATCTGA
- a CDS encoding cupin domain-containing protein gives MNNETGAPARLTQPGRSSALRRCIAIGTDEFAHEYWGKRPLLTRARELDSGSRTAPEDLLSIAAVDELISRRGLRTPFARMAKQGTVLPAARFTRAGGSGASIADQLADDKVLAQLADGSTLVLQALHRTWPPLIEFGSELAAELGHPIQINSYITPPQNQGFAAHYDTHDVFVLQVSGRKRWIIHEPVLRNPLPEQTWEQRKDEVAARAKQAPTLDVVLEPGDVLYLPRGYLHAASALGELSIHLTVGIHTLNRYTLIRELLASAASDPALRDSLPMGVDLSDESVLAPLLADAARALAEIADRPDEARVAAVADRVGTELSRSTRPAPIAPLAQAAALATLTADTSVRLRPFLRVSVRASSGQVNLRMLDTRLSLPAEQEPALKLALSGAVFTPADLPELDPVAQVELVRRLLTHAVVVPADPGD, from the coding sequence GTGAACAACGAAACCGGGGCTCCGGCCCGGCTCACCCAGCCGGGCCGGAGCTCTGCGCTGCGGCGTTGCATCGCCATCGGCACGGACGAGTTCGCTCACGAATACTGGGGTAAACGCCCGCTGCTCACCCGCGCCCGCGAGCTCGATTCGGGATCGCGAACGGCGCCCGAGGACCTGCTGTCCATCGCTGCGGTCGATGAGCTGATCTCTCGTCGCGGCCTGCGGACCCCCTTTGCCCGTATGGCCAAACAGGGCACCGTCCTGCCGGCGGCACGTTTCACGCGCGCCGGTGGCTCCGGCGCGAGCATCGCCGACCAGCTCGCCGACGACAAGGTGCTCGCCCAACTGGCCGACGGTTCCACGCTGGTACTTCAGGCCTTGCACCGGACGTGGCCCCCGCTGATCGAGTTCGGCAGCGAACTGGCCGCTGAGCTGGGGCATCCGATCCAGATCAACTCCTACATCACCCCGCCGCAGAACCAGGGTTTTGCGGCTCACTACGACACCCACGACGTGTTCGTCCTGCAAGTGAGTGGACGCAAGCGCTGGATCATCCACGAGCCGGTGCTGCGCAATCCCCTACCCGAGCAGACCTGGGAGCAACGCAAGGACGAGGTCGCCGCGCGCGCGAAGCAAGCCCCCACCCTCGACGTCGTCCTCGAGCCCGGCGACGTGCTCTACCTTCCGCGTGGGTACTTGCACGCGGCCAGCGCTCTCGGCGAGCTGTCGATCCACCTCACGGTCGGCATCCACACCCTCAACCGGTACACCCTGATCCGGGAACTGCTGGCCTCGGCCGCGTCCGATCCTGCGTTGCGTGATTCCCTGCCGATGGGCGTGGATCTGTCGGACGAGTCCGTGCTGGCGCCCCTGCTGGCCGACGCCGCCCGCGCGCTGGCCGAGATCGCCGACCGCCCGGACGAGGCCCGGGTGGCGGCCGTGGCGGACCGGGTCGGAACGGAACTCTCGCGCAGCACCCGCCCCGCCCCGATCGCACCACTGGCCCAGGCGGCCGCCCTGGCCACGCTGACGGCAGACACCAGTGTCCGCCTGAGACCCTTCCTACGCGTGTCGGTCCGTGCGAGCTCCGGGCAGGTGAACCTACGGATGCTCGACACCAGGCTGAGCCTGCCCGCCGAGCAGGAACCCGCCCTGAAACTCGCCTTGTCCGGCGCGGTTTTCACCCCTGCGGATCTGCCTGAGCTCGATCCGGTCGCCCAGGTAGAACTCGTCCGCCGGTTGCTCACTCATGCGGTGGTCGTACCGGCCGACCCCGGTGACTGA
- a CDS encoding putative bifunctional diguanylate cyclase/phosphodiesterase, producing the protein MGAEARRARAVQWGLAAGFVLLFTLLVCGKVFDDRVTRAISDIGQGLAAATAAVCAGWRSHRTLGRRRRSWQLLAAATGSWAAGEIIWTYYEVWSTRDAPFPSLADVGFLLFPAFALPGILLRPSNAFAGRGRIRLTLDGLMLTASLFSISWVTTMGEVYGSGAESSVGLLVSLAYPVSDLVLVTIAVLVVVQAQSRTGLLILICGMVGMACADSGFSFLSAEGTYHTGSVIDIGWTAAFLLIGLAALSDQGSGSKTLGRNASFGYLVLPYFIVLGGIGAASAGLLTGNKLDLAVTAVALCALLLRQLLTLMDNRKLTEDVAAQQEQLRFRAFHDTLTGLANRSLFYDRLDHALELHQRDLRPISLMFCDLDDFKLVNDTLGHTAGDQVLLAVADRLRATMRAGDTIARLGGDEFAILLEDRGDPIELSQRLLTALEPPVQVGERRVPVRASIGVTTVSPDQAPQSSQDIVRQADVAMYTAKRSGKSTSVRWRPELDDDNPDDLDLRLDLRSAVAAGSIALALQPILLMDGSPYAQEALARWRRNGRAVPPTTFIAVADRAGLLPDLDMTVIGKAVSLVDSLDPGEGISVNIGLSHLADPGLPQRLEDLFSRYGMNPERLIVEVPEDQSIDRPEVLRSLRTLRQLGVRIALDDFGVGYSSLSRISAVNPDIIKLDRSFIAPLYAEGKHTDFVAGIIDLAHRLNAMVIAEGVEDAGQLETLRSIGCDAVQGYLTGRPVERHPSPGPAMLEHPVSLDRVATGPDLDGATTAQALESAATV; encoded by the coding sequence ATGGGGGCAGAGGCTCGTCGTGCGCGTGCGGTCCAGTGGGGACTCGCGGCCGGCTTCGTCCTGCTCTTCACGCTCCTGGTGTGCGGCAAGGTCTTCGACGACCGCGTCACGCGCGCGATCAGCGACATCGGCCAGGGACTGGCGGCCGCCACTGCGGCGGTCTGCGCCGGCTGGCGCTCGCACCGGACGCTGGGCCGGCGCCGGCGGTCCTGGCAACTGCTGGCGGCCGCTACCGGATCGTGGGCCGCGGGCGAGATCATCTGGACCTACTACGAGGTGTGGTCGACGCGCGACGCGCCGTTTCCGAGCCTGGCCGACGTGGGCTTCCTGCTGTTTCCCGCCTTCGCGCTGCCGGGCATCCTGCTCCGGCCGTCCAACGCCTTCGCCGGCCGCGGGCGTATCCGGTTGACGCTGGACGGGCTCATGCTGACCGCGTCGCTGTTCAGCATCTCCTGGGTGACAACGATGGGCGAGGTCTACGGCAGCGGGGCGGAAAGCTCCGTCGGGTTGCTGGTCAGCCTCGCGTACCCGGTCTCGGACCTCGTGCTCGTCACCATCGCCGTCCTCGTCGTCGTCCAGGCCCAGTCGCGTACCGGCCTGCTGATCCTGATCTGCGGCATGGTGGGAATGGCCTGCGCCGACAGTGGATTCTCCTTTCTCAGCGCCGAAGGTACATACCACACCGGTTCGGTCATCGACATCGGCTGGACAGCCGCCTTCCTGCTCATCGGGCTCGCGGCCCTGTCCGACCAGGGCTCGGGCTCCAAGACCCTCGGACGCAACGCCTCCTTCGGCTATCTCGTGCTGCCGTACTTCATCGTGCTGGGCGGCATCGGTGCCGCCAGCGCAGGACTGCTGACCGGCAACAAGCTCGACCTGGCCGTCACCGCGGTCGCCCTGTGCGCGCTGCTGCTGCGGCAGCTGCTGACCCTGATGGACAACCGCAAGCTCACCGAGGACGTCGCCGCCCAGCAGGAACAACTGCGCTTTCGGGCCTTCCACGACACCCTCACCGGGCTGGCCAACCGGTCGCTGTTCTACGACCGCCTCGACCATGCCCTGGAACTGCACCAGCGCGACCTCCGTCCGATCTCGCTCATGTTCTGCGACCTGGACGATTTCAAGCTTGTCAACGACACCCTCGGCCATACCGCCGGCGACCAGGTACTGCTGGCCGTAGCGGATCGGCTCCGGGCCACCATGCGCGCCGGTGACACCATCGCCCGGCTCGGCGGTGACGAGTTCGCGATCCTGCTGGAAGACCGTGGCGATCCCATCGAGCTGTCCCAACGGCTGTTGACGGCCCTCGAACCGCCGGTGCAGGTCGGCGAACGGCGCGTCCCGGTTCGCGCCAGCATCGGGGTGACCACGGTGTCCCCGGACCAGGCCCCTCAGTCGAGCCAGGACATCGTGCGGCAAGCCGACGTGGCCATGTACACCGCCAAGCGCTCGGGCAAGTCCACCTCGGTGCGGTGGCGCCCGGAACTGGATGACGACAACCCGGACGACCTCGACCTGCGGCTGGACCTGCGTTCGGCCGTTGCCGCCGGCAGTATTGCGCTGGCCCTCCAGCCGATCCTGCTGATGGACGGCTCGCCGTACGCGCAGGAGGCACTGGCTCGATGGCGGCGCAACGGCCGGGCCGTCCCGCCCACGACCTTCATCGCCGTCGCCGACCGCGCCGGACTGCTCCCCGACCTCGACATGACCGTGATCGGCAAGGCGGTTTCGCTGGTCGATTCCCTCGATCCCGGCGAGGGCATCTCGGTGAACATCGGCTTGTCCCATCTGGCCGACCCGGGTCTGCCGCAGCGGCTGGAGGACCTGTTCAGCCGCTACGGCATGAACCCCGAACGCCTCATCGTCGAGGTTCCCGAAGATCAGTCGATCGACCGGCCCGAGGTGCTGCGCTCACTGCGAACGTTGCGGCAACTCGGGGTCCGGATCGCCCTGGACGACTTCGGTGTCGGGTATTCCAGCCTGAGCCGGATCAGCGCCGTCAACCCCGACATCATCAAACTCGACCGCTCCTTCATCGCCCCGCTGTACGCCGAGGGCAAGCACACCGACTTCGTCGCCGGCATCATCGACCTCGCTCATCGCCTCAACGCGATGGTGATCGCCGAGGGCGTCGAGGACGCTGGTCAGTTGGAGACGCTGCGCTCCATCGGCTGCGACGCCGTTCAGGGGTATCTGACCGGCCGCCCGGTGGAACGTCATCCGTCGCCGGGACCAGCGATGCTCGAGCACCCCGTGTCGCTGGACCGCGTCGCTACCGGGCCGGACCTGGACGGCGCCACGACGGCACAAGCCCTGGAGAGTGCCGCGACGGTCTGA
- a CDS encoding FadR/GntR family transcriptional regulator has translation MTAPGPGRSYQRVIGYVEEQLSDGRLSVGDKLPAERSLAADLGLSRASVREGLRVLEAMGLVRTGTGSGPDAGAVLAADTTTAISVALRLHLASATLPVSDVVASRVVLESWAVSEAARRTAAGRAKPDLSAATELVRAMDEPGIGPEAFYRLDAQFHVALARAAGNEVIAAIMASLRDAIQTYVVAAGTVPDWPRMLRRLRTQHRAVLAAIDAGEPELAARHVVAHINGFYRSTWVSE, from the coding sequence ATGACGGCTCCCGGTCCAGGACGCAGTTATCAACGCGTGATCGGCTACGTCGAGGAGCAACTGTCCGACGGCCGGCTGAGCGTCGGGGACAAGCTCCCGGCAGAGCGCAGCCTGGCTGCCGATCTCGGCCTGAGCCGGGCGTCGGTCCGCGAAGGACTGCGGGTGCTCGAAGCCATGGGTCTGGTCCGCACCGGGACGGGGTCGGGCCCGGACGCCGGGGCGGTGCTGGCGGCCGACACGACGACGGCGATCTCGGTGGCGTTGCGCCTGCATCTGGCCTCGGCGACGCTGCCGGTCTCCGACGTCGTGGCCAGCCGTGTCGTCCTGGAATCCTGGGCCGTGTCCGAAGCCGCGCGACGCACCGCCGCCGGCCGGGCGAAGCCGGACCTGTCGGCCGCGACCGAACTCGTGCGGGCGATGGACGAACCCGGTATCGGCCCCGAGGCCTTCTACCGCCTGGACGCGCAGTTTCACGTGGCGCTGGCCCGGGCTGCGGGCAACGAAGTGATCGCCGCGATCATGGCCTCGTTGCGCGACGCCATCCAGACCTACGTGGTGGCCGCCGGCACCGTGCCCGACTGGCCCCGGATGCTTCGCCGGCTACGCACCCAGCACCGGGCCGTACTCGCCGCCATCGACGCCGGTGAGCCCGAGCTCGCCGCTCGCCACGTTGTCGCCCACATCAACGGCTTCTACCGCTCGACCTGGGTGTCGGAGTGA
- a CDS encoding sucrase ferredoxin — MLGTAFPAARVLLIEQPGGWGPDGLVDSGFDLAIAKRLISGLSRIGIRVQTIRRPGRAPSAAADRGGRRWAFVDVRPGHAGMVWGEYRSDSDLLTLDPDEALRTAVGAGTDERGSHFFVCAHGRHDVCCAIEGRPVAAALQDIRPGKVWECSHLGGDRFAANVLVLPLGVVYGLVPASGVEDLAAASDRSELLLPWLRGRIGTVSVAQAALAMAHRELGYRSVHDLRVLDHFRLDSEKDGARTALGGSDPMFGVRIATPEGDVLVTVQVSTAPAEVLTCRAVRPSRAALLRPRRLERL, encoded by the coding sequence ATGCTGGGAACGGCTTTCCCGGCGGCCAGGGTGCTGCTGATCGAACAGCCCGGTGGATGGGGCCCCGACGGTTTGGTGGATTCCGGTTTCGATCTCGCCATCGCCAAGCGTTTGATTTCCGGCCTGTCCCGTATAGGCATTCGGGTCCAGACGATCCGCCGTCCGGGTCGAGCGCCGAGCGCCGCGGCCGACCGAGGTGGGCGGCGGTGGGCGTTCGTGGACGTGCGGCCGGGTCATGCCGGGATGGTCTGGGGGGAGTACCGATCCGATTCCGACCTGCTGACCCTCGATCCTGACGAGGCACTGCGCACCGCGGTCGGCGCGGGCACCGATGAGCGCGGCAGCCACTTCTTCGTATGCGCCCACGGACGTCATGACGTGTGTTGTGCGATCGAGGGCCGCCCGGTCGCCGCCGCACTGCAGGACATCCGACCAGGGAAGGTCTGGGAGTGCAGCCATCTGGGCGGCGATCGGTTCGCCGCCAACGTTCTGGTTCTCCCGCTGGGCGTCGTCTACGGCCTCGTGCCCGCGTCCGGAGTCGAGGATCTCGCCGCGGCCAGTGATCGGTCCGAGCTCCTGCTGCCCTGGCTGCGGGGACGGATCGGCACGGTATCCGTGGCACAGGCCGCGCTCGCGATGGCGCACCGCGAGCTGGGTTATCGCAGCGTGCACGACCTGCGGGTGCTCGACCACTTCCGCCTGGACAGTGAGAAGGACGGTGCCCGTACCGCTCTGGGCGGCTCGGATCCGATGTTCGGTGTCCGGATCGCGACCCCGGAGGGCGACGTCCTGGTCACCGTGCAGGTCAGCACCGCGCCCGCCGAGGTGCTCACCTGTCGAGCCGTCCGACCGAGCCGGGCGGCCCTGTTGCGGCCCCGGCGTCTGGAGCGTCTGTAG